From Sphingopyxis sp. MWB1, a single genomic window includes:
- a CDS encoding DUF2793 domain-containing protein → MSEILTTARFALPLLAVAQAQKEITHNEALTRMDALLHAAVEEGPIDTPPAAPQEGQCWLVGAMPDGAWSGEAHVLALWSAGGWRFLRPREGMRLIRLSDRGLLRFEGGLWSPPEPIAAPSGGAVIDSEARTAISALIGLLAAHGILIPE, encoded by the coding sequence ATGAGCGAGATTCTGACGACCGCGCGCTTTGCATTGCCGTTGCTGGCTGTGGCGCAGGCGCAAAAGGAAATAACGCATAATGAGGCACTGACGCGGATGGACGCCTTGCTCCATGCAGCAGTGGAAGAGGGGCCGATCGATACCCCGCCCGCAGCGCCCCAGGAAGGACAATGCTGGCTTGTCGGCGCCATGCCTGACGGGGCGTGGAGCGGGGAGGCGCATGTCCTCGCTTTGTGGAGCGCGGGCGGATGGCGCTTTTTGCGTCCGCGCGAAGGAATGCGGCTAATTCGTCTGTCCGACAGGGGTTTACTGCGATTCGAGGGAGGTTTATGGTCGCCGCCGGAACCGATAGCCGCGCCGTCCGGAGGAGCGGTCATCGATTCCGAGGCACGAACAGCAATTTCGGCCTTGATCGGGTTGCTCGCCGCGCATGGTATTCTGATTCCGGAATAA